Proteins co-encoded in one Streptomyces sp. JH34 genomic window:
- a CDS encoding gamma-glutamylcyclotransferase — MSLYAAYAGNLDARLMTRRAPHSPLRSTGWLNGWRLTFGGEQMGWEGALATVVEAPRSQVFVALYDLAPMDEDSMDRWEGVGLDVYRRMRVRVHTLDGEEPAWMYVLNGYEGGLPSARYLGEVADAAESAGAPHDYVMNLRKHPC, encoded by the coding sequence ATGTCGCTCTACGCCGCGTACGCCGGCAACCTCGACGCGCGGCTGATGACGCGCCGCGCACCGCACTCCCCGCTGCGCAGCACGGGCTGGCTCAACGGCTGGCGGCTCACCTTCGGCGGGGAGCAGATGGGCTGGGAGGGCGCGCTGGCCACGGTGGTGGAGGCGCCCCGTTCCCAGGTGTTCGTCGCGCTGTACGACCTGGCCCCGATGGACGAGGACTCCATGGACCGCTGGGAGGGTGTCGGCCTCGACGTCTACCGGCGCATGCGGGTGCGCGTGCACACGCTGGACGGCGAGGAGCCGGCCTGGATGTACGTCCTCAACGGCTACGAGGGCGGGCTGCCCTCGGCCCGCTACCTGGGCGAGGTGGCCGACGCGGCCGAGTCCGCCGGCGCACCGCACGACTATGTGATGAACCTCCGCAAGCACCCCTGCTGA
- a CDS encoding purine-nucleoside phosphorylase: MNASVIPDHIQGDPHAAAADAAARLRELTGAETHDVALVMGSGWAPAGDALGIPEAEFPVTALPGFPAPAVEGHGGTIRSYRIGGKRVLVFLGRTHYYEGRGVAAVAHGVRTAVSAGCRTVVLTNGCGGLREGMRPGQPVLIGDHINLTAASPIVGANFMDLTDLYSPRLRALCKEIDPTLEEGVYVQFPGPHYETPAEINMVRVMGGDLVGMSTVLEAIAAREAGAEVLGISLVTNLAAGLSGEPLNHEEVLQAGRDSATQMGALLARVLDRI, translated from the coding sequence GTGAACGCATCTGTTATTCCGGACCACATCCAGGGCGACCCGCACGCCGCCGCCGCAGACGCCGCCGCCCGCCTGCGCGAGCTGACCGGCGCCGAGACCCACGACGTCGCCCTCGTGATGGGCTCCGGGTGGGCCCCCGCGGGCGATGCGCTCGGCATCCCGGAGGCCGAGTTCCCGGTCACCGCGCTGCCCGGCTTCCCCGCCCCGGCGGTGGAGGGCCACGGCGGCACGATCCGCTCGTACCGGATCGGCGGGAAGCGCGTCCTGGTCTTCCTGGGCCGCACGCACTACTACGAGGGCCGCGGTGTCGCGGCGGTCGCGCACGGCGTCCGCACGGCCGTCTCCGCGGGCTGCCGGACCGTCGTCCTGACGAACGGCTGCGGCGGGCTGCGCGAGGGCATGCGCCCCGGCCAGCCGGTCCTCATCGGCGACCACATCAACCTGACGGCCGCGTCGCCGATCGTGGGCGCGAACTTCATGGATCTGACGGACCTGTACTCGCCGCGCCTGCGCGCGCTCTGCAAGGAGATCGACCCGACGCTCGAAGAGGGCGTGTACGTGCAGTTCCCCGGCCCTCACTACGAGACCCCGGCCGAGATCAACATGGTCCGTGTCATGGGCGGCGACCTGGTCGGCATGTCCACCGTGCTCGAGGCCATCGCGGCCCGTGAGGCGGGTGCCGAGGTGCTGGGCATCTCCCTGGTCACGAACCTCGCGGCGGGCCTGAGCGGCGAACCCCTCAACCACGAGGAGGTCCTCCAGGCCGGCCGCGACTCCGCCACGCAGATGGGCGCACTGCTGGCACGGGTACTGGACCGGATCTGA